CTTACCGTTAGAATTACAATTGATATCGGGCAGATGATACCGCCGGGAAAGTCCCACAGGTACTTTATAGTCCCGCCAGAGTATTCGAAATTGTCAAAATTAACCAACAGAGGGTAAGCAATGTATCTCAAGAGCAATACGAATCTAGCCACAAAATGTAAGAGACCATAAGTTACAAAGCAAAGAGATAATATAAGTTCATTCCTATTCGTAAAGTAACAATACGTCTTGCTTAAGTATAGGAAAACGTCGGGAATGTCGTGGAGGAATATGATAATCTGAAGGggaattaaattatattaaaataccaGCGAGATCCTGTGGAAGTTGTAAATGTAAGATAGGATGAGTAGAGTTGTGGTTGTGATGTGGTGAAAGGTCATGATGTTGGTGTCAGATCTTCTAGTCTCCCATCTGATGAAAATCAGACATGAAATCCAAAATCCAGTGCACATAAGTAGGAAAATTCGAGTTTCCATATTTATGTGCAACTCAGGCCATGCAGCTATTTTATTTGTCACCTGATGTATATCCTCAGCAAAGAACCTGAATAaccattaaatttataatgaCGTACCAAATCCCCTTCAAATCCTTCATGAAGTAACTAACCCAGCCTGGATTTTTAGCAGTTCCATACtcttttaataataatttaaacgTATACAAACATGATGACGTATGCCATATAAAGTACCTAGTCAGCACATtaacaattaaatattggtatattaaatgtgtaataatatattaaatatgtaataataaattaaatatgtaataatatattaaatatgtaataatatattaaatatgtagtagtattatataatttactaatactatgtcaactaaataatgttatgAGGAGATTACCACATCGATTCTGACATTTTGCTGACTTTTTTCTTGGGTCCGAGTTTATATTTGGTGATCAAGGATCTGAAAACTGCAGGACACTTGGTTGTATAGCACGAGTCACATCCTGAGAAGATGATCCTCAACACTGAAAGTAACACAATAAAGAACAAAACGATGTATTTATCACTCTTGTTTACATGAGGCATTACGCCTTTgaaaacaaaaatattgttaTCCTCGTATTCTATCATCTTCtaatacttaaaatttat
Above is a window of Theileria parva strain Muguga chromosome 2, complete sequence, whole genome shotgun sequence DNA encoding:
- a CDS encoding TLC domain protein, encoding MIEYEDNNIFVFKGVMPHVNKSDKYIVLFFIVLLSVLRIIFSGCDSCYTTKCPAVFRSLITKYKLGPKKKVSKMSESMWYFIWHTSSCLYTFKLLLKEYGTAKNPGWVSYFMKDLKGIWFFAEDIHQVTNKIAAWPELHINMETRIFLLMCTGFWISCLIFIRWETRRSDTNIMTFHHITTTTLLILSYIYNFHRISLIIIFLHDIPDVFLYLSKTYCYFTNRNELILSLCFVTYGLLHFVARFVLLLRYIAYPLLVNFDNFEYSGGTIKYLWDFPGGIICPISIVILTIMNAYWLKLILELFKKFIFDKEELRDTREDE